In Truepera sp., the sequence CTTTCACCACCAAGCTGGAACGCAAGCGAACGCCGGAGCCCGCTGCCCTGGTGGTGTTCACTACGGGCGATTACGCGTACAGCAGGCCGGACGGGGTCAAGGTCGTGCCGATCACTATGCTGGGACCGTGAGCTTGACCCAAGCGATCCGACCGCATCGAGCGCGCTGACGTCTGGTCCTTTGCCGCACTAGGACAGCGAGCCATCTAACGCCAACGAGCAGCTCTAGTCTCGCCCCGTCTCAAGGGTCGACAAACTCCGATAACTTCAGGCGACGCGGGCCCCCAGCAGCCTCTCCACCTCTGGAATGACCTCGTGGATCTCGTTCCCCAGGAAGAGCCCACCCAGCTCCTCGGCAAGCGCTGGAGCGGCCCCGAACGCATGACCCCCGAAGACCAGCAACGGCTCGAGTGCGCGCAGTTCGGCGCCGTGCGCCCTAAGCTGGGCGACCGCTGCATCCATCCGAGCGGAGATGAACACGGCAGTGGGCCGCAGCAAACGCGCCATCTCCACCACGTCGTGCACGGGGGTGTCGGCCCCCAGGTAGACGGCGTCGAAGCCGGCGCGGTTCAGCAGCACCGCCAAGATGAGTGCGCCCAGTTCGTGGCGTTCCTTGGGCGCGCACGTGACCAACGCCGGCTGCGACCGCCCAGCACCGGGCATGAGCGAAAGGAGTCCGTGCAGCCGCCCTTGCATCAGATTGGTGGCGAAATGCTCGGTCGCCACCAGGATCTCTCCGGAGTGCCAGAGGTCTCCAATCTTGGCCATCGCCGGAGTGACGAGGTCCAGCAGTACGTTCTCGACGTCGTGCAGGGCGAACGCTTCACTGAGCACTCGCCCGGCACGCGCATCTTCCAGCGCGACCAACGCCTCCACCAACTCGTTCGTCAACTCGGTCAGGGGCCGAGGACCGGCCCTGGCGCCGGCCTGCTCACTGACCATGGCGGCCGCACGGGAGGCCAGCACACCGTCGGCGATGAGCTTGCGCATGATCTCGATCTGCCGCAGGTCCTCGTCGTCGTAAAGACGGTAGCCGGAACTGGAGCGCCGCGGCTTGGGGAACCCGTAGCGCCGCTCCCACTGCCGCAACGAACTGGCCGGAACGCCGGACCGCGCCTCGACCTCAGCCACCGTGTACTTGCCGGACATCGCATCCTCCAAAGCATTCTTCAAGCCTTGTACAGGCCCCAGAAGGAGCGTACGGCAGTGGGCGAAGCGCAATTGTGATCCAGCACCCAGTGTCGTTGTCCAGGTTGTGTATCATCTTCGTCACGGGCTTGTAGTAGCCTTGTCCAAGGTTACGAGTCCACCCCAGCAAGGAAAGGTGTCACCCATGAAGAAGTTCCTCGCGATCATCACCCTAGCCGTCCTCCCCCTTATGGCCAGCGCCCAGGGCGCCGTGCCGAAGACCGTAGTAGACATCGCGGCCAGCAACCCCGACTTCTCGACCCTCGTGGCAGCCGTAACGAAGGCCGACCTGGTCGACACGCT encodes:
- a CDS encoding MerR family transcriptional regulator, whose product is MSGKYTVAEVEARSGVPASSLRQWERRYGFPKPRRSSSGYRLYDDEDLRQIEIMRKLIADGVLASRAAAMVSEQAGARAGPRPLTELTNELVEALVALEDARAGRVLSEAFALHDVENVLLDLVTPAMAKIGDLWHSGEILVATEHFATNLMQGRLHGLLSLMPGAGRSQPALVTCAPKERHELGALILAVLLNRAGFDAVYLGADTPVHDVVEMARLLRPTAVFISARMDAAVAQLRAHGAELRALEPLLVFGGHAFGAAPALAEELGGLFLGNEIHEVIPEVERLLGARVA